In the genome of Drosophila pseudoobscura strain MV-25-SWS-2005 chromosome 3, UCI_Dpse_MV25, whole genome shotgun sequence, one region contains:
- the LOC4804767 gene encoding uncharacterized protein, translating into MKSGDNRAHIRLRNMKGETSGDRMPRPIITEGAFPFRLLTALLLLCLAISCCLGGKTTTIVRHTDTLDPQADGFWANKTTWNARWVKYWRTKKIYEPVWKKVWTPTVHNEWVPLPNAPTEWEHEEGHAHAH; encoded by the exons ATGAAGAGTGGAGATAATAGAGCCCACATTCGACTGCGAAACATGAAAGGGGAGACTAGCGGAGACAGGATGCCTAGGCCAATCATCACAGAAGGAGCCTTCCCCTTTCGACTGCTGACAGCGCTGCTGCTCTTGTGCCTGGCCATCAGCTGTTGCCTGGGCGGCAAGACCACTACCAT CGTacgacacacagacaccctgGATCCGCAGGCGGACGGCTTCTGGGCGAACAAAACCACTTGGAATGCCCGCTGGGTGAAGTATTGGCGGACCAAGAAAATCTACGAGCCTGTGTGGAAGAAGGTCTGGACACCGACCGTCCACAATGAATGGGTGCCGCTGCCCAATGCCCCCACCGAGTGGGAGCATGAGGAGGGTCATGCCCATGCCCACTGA
- the LOC4804768 gene encoding uncharacterized protein: protein MRIQRHFVLGLLGALSVAIGGSQAKAVVDQQAADTQVDSKSVAQQRIDLGGFSDHIIDDPVIDEHHIEEHHEHHEHHEHHEHHHDPGYWKKKVTWKEGWKKIWNPAKKQIWNPSWKKIYKPHWVKVPGWKEIQVPAWKQIWVPHWKEILVPAWKDIQVPDYKQIWTPELVKVGIPGEKFLGKDHDGWEYTSHDLWKKKVVWKSHWKKIWKPAKKQIWVPDKKLEWKEGWKQYWKPAKKEIWTDKLEWKEAWKQIWVPGWKEIWVPGWKKIWKPVVISEWFPSPDHHHDHHHHESGWDWDRKDTGAAPAAAAVAPAIATATGKDKVVWKRDDTNASASGKPTLLQPVASADFQAKALEAAKSPAAAGPAASVAATSQFKFPGA, encoded by the exons ATGAGGATCCAGCGGCATTTTGTG CTTGGTCTTCTCGGTGCGCTCTCTGTGGCCATCGGTGGCAGCCAAGCCAAGGCTGTGGTGGATCAGCAGGCAGCCGACACTCAGGTGGACAGCAAGAGCGTTGCCCAGCAGCGCATCGACTTGGGGGGATTTAGCGATCATATCATCGACGATCCTGTCATCGACGAGCATCACATAGAGGAGCACCACGAGCACCACGAGCACCACGAACACCACGAGCACCACCATGACCCCGGTTATTGGAAGAAGAAGGTCACGTGGAAAGAGGGCTGGAAAAAGATATGGAATCCAGCCAAGAAACAAATCTGGAATCCCTCATGGAAAAAG ATCTACAAGCCCCATTGGGTGAAGGTCCCTGGTTGGAAGGAGATTCAGGTGCCAGCCTGGAAGCAAATTTGGGTGCCTCACTGGAAAGAGATTTTAGTGCCTGCTTGGAAGGACATTCAGGTGCCCGACTACAAGCAGATCTGGACCCCTGAGCTCGTGAAG GTTGGCATTCCCGGCGAGAAGTTTCTGGGCAAGGACCACGATGGTTGGGAGTACACCAGCCACGATCTGTGGAAGAAG AAAGTGGTTTGGAAATCCCACTGGAAAAAGATTTGGAAGCCAGCCAAAAAGCAAATCTGGGTGCCCGACAAGAAACTGGAATGGAAGGAGGGATGGAAACAGTACTGGAAACCAGCAAAGAAGGAAATTTGGACCGATAAATTG GAATGGAAAGAGGCATGGAAACAGATTTGGGTCCCTGGCTGGAAAGAGATTTGGGTGCCTGGTTGGAAGAAGATCTGGAAACCAGTGGTCATATCCGAGTGGTTCCCCTCGCCCGACCATCAccatgatcatcatcatcacgaATCTGGTTGGGATTGGGACCGCAAAGATACCGGTGCCGCacccgcagccgcagccgtcGCCCCTGCAATAGCCACTGCCACAGGCAAGGATAAAGTAGTGTGGAAACGCGATGACACCAATGCTTCCGCCTCGGGTAAGCCAACGCTGCTGCAGCCAGTGGCCAGTGCCGATTTCCAGGCCAAAGCTCTGGAGGCAGCCAAGTCGCCAGCTGCTGCCGGACCCGCAGCCTCGGTGGCTGCCACCTCGCAATTCAAGTTTCCCGGTGCGTAG
- the LOC26534043 gene encoding uncharacterized protein — MKLTLILMEFMLLTVGNSWVHFKTLEPGADGGCKGPNGDMVVLGMQDDPDVCGAFHCQNDSGDVLIHYCQIPAAFADCADTGVSSARPWPECCWTCVELIDCAKEETQVKPDGPIT, encoded by the exons ATGAAGCTTACCCTAATTCTAATGGAGTTCATGCTCCTGACAGTGGGAAACTCTTGGGTGCACTTCAAAACTCTTGAACCAGGCGCAG ATGGAGGCTGCAAGGGCCCCAACGGCGACATGGTTGTCCTTGGAATGCAGGATGACCCGGATGTCTGCGGGGCTTTCCATTGCCAAAACGATAGCGGCGACGTACTCATCCACTA CTGCCAGATCCCTGCTGCGTTCGCAGACTGCGCGGATACTGGCGTGTCGTCAGCCAGGCCCTGGCCCGAATGCTGTTGGACGTGCGTCGAACTAATAGACTGCGCAAAAGAAGAAACACAAGTAAAACCAGACGGTCCCATTACATAG